From Desulfovulcanus ferrireducens, one genomic window encodes:
- a CDS encoding glycosyltransferase family 4 protein — translation MNIPLHISVASHTRFHMFDLADQLVRLKQDVRLYTGYPRWKIQSGLRAFATTHPLLTLVQAGLQRIGFQDKRTRIADFVLRDFGHWLGQVIKRCDILDVISGCGLEGGRWIQQEDGAWVCNRGSSHILFQKTNLEEEHTRWGAPLPYFSQRGIERELTEYHEADAIAVPSEFAKRTFIEQGIQPEKIFKLPYGVDLSLFAPKPKQDSKFRVLFVGSFSIRKGIGYLFEAMKPLVEKGHAELWLIGKPEPAANKILARYKDIFTDMGAHPRKHLADLYSQGSVLVLPSVEEGLALVQIQAMACGVPVIATYNTGAEDLFEDGKEGFIVPPREPIAIKELIERLICNPELQRGMAKAALNRVKFMGGWDTYGKKCLAMYRKVLSCKWGHTDCCRAHIDPGPKIPNSN, via the coding sequence ATGAATATTCCTCTTCACATAAGTGTTGCATCCCACACACGATTTCATATGTTTGACCTTGCCGACCAGTTGGTCAGGCTTAAACAGGATGTGAGGCTCTATACAGGTTATCCAAGATGGAAAATACAGTCAGGACTGAGGGCCTTCGCTACTACTCATCCTCTCCTGACACTGGTTCAAGCTGGCCTGCAGCGCATAGGCTTTCAGGACAAACGGACCAGGATAGCGGATTTTGTCCTGCGTGATTTCGGCCACTGGCTTGGTCAAGTTATTAAGAGGTGTGATATCTTAGATGTCATTTCCGGGTGTGGGTTGGAAGGAGGACGATGGATTCAGCAAGAAGATGGTGCCTGGGTCTGTAACCGTGGATCGTCCCATATCCTTTTCCAAAAGACGAATCTGGAGGAAGAGCATACCAGATGGGGAGCTCCTCTCCCTTACTTTTCGCAGCGTGGCATAGAGAGGGAATTGACAGAGTATCACGAGGCTGATGCTATCGCAGTGCCTTCAGAATTTGCTAAACGTACTTTCATTGAGCAGGGGATACAACCTGAGAAGATTTTTAAACTTCCCTATGGCGTAGACCTTTCCCTCTTTGCGCCAAAGCCTAAGCAGGATAGTAAATTTCGAGTCCTTTTTGTCGGTAGCTTTTCGATTAGGAAAGGAATCGGGTATCTTTTTGAGGCGATGAAGCCATTGGTGGAAAAAGGACACGCAGAACTCTGGCTGATCGGGAAGCCAGAGCCCGCTGCCAACAAAATTTTGGCCAGATATAAGGACATCTTTACAGATATGGGAGCTCATCCACGAAAACATCTGGCGGATCTGTATAGCCAGGGCTCAGTTCTGGTACTCCCTTCCGTGGAGGAAGGTTTGGCACTTGTTCAAATACAAGCCATGGCATGCGGGGTTCCTGTAATCGCTACATATAATACAGGAGCAGAGGATTTGTTTGAGGATGGAAAGGAAGGATTTATTGTACCTCCTCGTGAACCGATAGCTATTAAAGAACTGATTGAACGCTTGATTTGCAATCCAGAGCTTCAAAGGGGGATGGCGAAAGCTGCCTTGAATAGGGTAAAGTTTATGGGCGGGTGGGATACATATGGCAAGAAATGTTTGGCCATGTATAGGAAAGTATTAAGTTGTAAATGGGGTCACACGGACTGTTGTCGAGCGCATATTGATCCAGGCCCAAAAATCCCAAATTCAAATTAA
- a CDS encoding glycosyltransferase family 2 protein has protein sequence MTARSKDDMTPLISVVLVTYNRAHVLPITIESILAQTQHDFELIICDDCSSDGTQKICEEYAVQDRRIRYFRQPRNLNMPANLNFGITKARSDYVANLHDGDMYREDLLEKWYGALRKYPKAAFVFNEYLTIDASGNIVCHYREPLSELLNGRYFLEKIMFSRWQFDSPVWGTVMGRKSMYESVGLFDERFGMLADVDMWMKLAYKYDVCYVKEPLIQLPSRDTLPSGNPFSYFKTMQTIDQIFLENRKRLYANDLRLLSLELCRHYVFRVLKGIYSMFIFAKRGNLNGALDSLLTCIGRF, from the coding sequence ATGACTGCAAGATCAAAGGACGACATGACTCCATTAATATCAGTCGTACTTGTAACCTATAATAGGGCACATGTGCTACCAATTACTATAGAAAGTATTTTAGCACAAACGCAGCATGATTTTGAGTTAATTATCTGTGATGATTGTTCATCAGACGGTACTCAAAAGATATGTGAGGAATACGCTGTTCAGGACAGGAGAATTCGCTACTTCCGCCAGCCCAGAAATCTTAATATGCCAGCAAATCTCAATTTTGGGATCACTAAGGCGCGATCGGACTATGTAGCTAACCTCCATGATGGAGATATGTATCGAGAAGACCTGCTTGAAAAATGGTACGGGGCACTTAGGAAATACCCAAAAGCGGCCTTTGTCTTTAACGAATATCTAACGATTGATGCCAGCGGTAATATTGTCTGTCATTATCGAGAACCCTTGTCTGAACTGCTAAATGGGAGATATTTCCTTGAGAAAATAATGTTTAGTCGGTGGCAATTTGATTCTCCCGTCTGGGGAACAGTTATGGGAAGGAAATCTATGTATGAAAGTGTGGGCTTGTTTGATGAGCGCTTTGGTATGCTGGCTGATGTGGATATGTGGATGAAATTAGCATATAAGTATGACGTATGTTATGTGAAAGAACCACTGATTCAACTACCATCACGTGATACTTTGCCAAGTGGTAATCCATTTTCTTATTTTAAAACCATGCAAACAATTGATCAGATTTTTCTCGAGAATAGGAAACGACTGTATGCAAACGATCTCAGGCTGTTGTCGCTTGAGCTTTGCAGACATTATGTTTTCCGGGTGTTGAAAGGAATCTATAGTATGTTCATATTTGCAAAGCGAGGCAATTTAAACGGGGCATTGGATTCACTATTGACATGTATAGGGCGTTTTTAA
- a CDS encoding CgeB family protein codes for MKIIFLANLAHGSTSMQRMKALQRLGHSVIPLDTKYTGHWISRYLQHQINRIDYHLTDWRIDPWRVNSRLLTLLDREQDYQALWLERALMVRPATLKKIAQRWPHLVIAGYSPDDQMNPANHSRIYLKSIPLYDVLFTNKTFNVSDLYDIGARSVVFVKNGFDPDTHRPVPLTSEERERFGAQVSFVGTFERERAEYLRIIAEMKICTIKVWGNDWNKMKNPGALKSCIQGIAVYGDDYARVICASNINLCFLRKANRDQVTTRSVEIPACGGFMLAERTDEHLALFAEDREAAYFVFVEEMNAKVKYYLEHPKKRHEIAKAGRQRCLNAGYSNLELMKGMVEILQDEANRKNGSSVKTLNLN; via the coding sequence ATGAAAATAATTTTTTTGGCGAATTTAGCGCATGGCAGTACCTCCATGCAACGGATGAAGGCTCTACAGAGATTGGGGCATTCTGTTATACCTTTGGATACTAAATATACAGGGCATTGGATATCGCGATATTTGCAACATCAGATCAACCGCATAGATTATCATCTTACCGATTGGCGTATTGATCCATGGCGTGTCAACAGTCGTCTGCTGACATTGCTCGATAGAGAGCAAGACTATCAGGCTCTTTGGCTTGAACGTGCTTTGATGGTTCGGCCTGCCACGCTCAAAAAAATAGCCCAGAGGTGGCCTCATTTGGTGATTGCCGGCTATAGCCCTGATGATCAAATGAATCCGGCCAACCATAGCCGTATTTATTTGAAAAGCATACCACTTTATGATGTTCTCTTTACCAATAAAACTTTTAATGTATCCGATTTATATGATATTGGAGCGCGAAGTGTAGTATTTGTCAAAAATGGTTTTGACCCGGACACCCATCGCCCCGTACCACTAACCTCAGAAGAGCGGGAGAGATTTGGTGCTCAGGTTAGCTTTGTAGGAACCTTTGAACGTGAACGAGCGGAATACTTACGCATTATTGCCGAGATGAAGATTTGCACAATTAAGGTATGGGGAAATGACTGGAACAAGATGAAGAATCCGGGAGCGCTTAAGTCATGCATCCAGGGGATAGCTGTTTATGGAGACGACTATGCCCGGGTTATTTGCGCCAGCAACATTAATCTCTGTTTCCTGCGTAAAGCTAACCGTGATCAAGTAACGACCCGTTCTGTAGAAATTCCTGCCTGTGGAGGCTTTATGCTGGCCGAGCGTACCGATGAGCACTTGGCCTTATTTGCTGAAGACCGTGAGGCAGCCTACTTTGTTTTTGTTGAAGAGATGAACGCAAAGGTAAAATATTATTTGGAACATCCCAAAAAACGTCACGAAATCGCCAAGGCCGGTCGGCAACGTTGTCTCAATGCTGGATATAGCAACCTGGAGCTTATGAAGGGCATGGTAGAGATTCTCCAAGACGAGGCTAACCGAAAAAATGGGTCTTCTGTCAAAACCTTAAATCTAAATTGA
- a CDS encoding glycosyltransferase family 4 protein, giving the protein MMADANRKSIRMAVLTSHPIQYQAPLFRRLSQVPGLALRVFFCWDFGVREGRDPQFGRAFKWDIPLLEGYDYEFLKNVSSDPGTHWYYGLKNIDAVERILAYMPDVCWINGYCHWTERQVLKHLKRRGVQILFRGESNFLVSPPLWKRMIKWFYLRWWFANVDRFLCIGSLNREFYLHYGVSEEHLFLAPYAVDNDFFSGCSETAQIEARRWRVDLGIAPDTTVVLFAAKLIPKKRPLDLLRAFAGCRHVKHAVLVFVGDGELRDDLIKEVERLRLTDRVYLLGFQNQSRMPTCYALGDIMVLPSMIEPWGLAVNEAMNLARPIIVSTRVGAAPDLVAPGKAGWIFPAGDSEALTRCLDEALEDRRRLVYMGIEARERIKQWGIDQTVEGILNAVRSL; this is encoded by the coding sequence ATGATGGCCGATGCCAACCGAAAATCAATTAGGATGGCTGTTCTGACCAGCCATCCCATTCAATATCAGGCTCCTTTATTTCGCCGCTTGAGCCAAGTGCCGGGGTTGGCACTGCGTGTTTTTTTCTGCTGGGACTTCGGGGTACGGGAAGGACGTGATCCCCAGTTCGGTCGCGCGTTCAAGTGGGACATTCCACTGCTGGAAGGGTATGATTATGAATTTCTAAAAAATGTCTCCTCAGATCCCGGCACGCATTGGTACTACGGCTTAAAGAATATCGACGCTGTTGAACGTATATTGGCATATATGCCCGATGTTTGTTGGATCAATGGTTACTGCCATTGGACAGAACGACAAGTCCTTAAGCACCTTAAACGGCGAGGTGTACAGATACTTTTTCGCGGGGAGTCGAATTTTCTGGTGTCGCCTCCTTTGTGGAAGCGTATGATCAAATGGTTCTACTTAAGGTGGTGGTTTGCCAACGTAGATCGCTTTTTATGCATTGGCAGCCTTAATCGGGAATTTTACCTACATTATGGAGTAAGCGAAGAACATTTATTCCTGGCCCCTTACGCGGTGGACAACGATTTTTTTAGCGGGTGTTCCGAAACAGCTCAAATTGAGGCTAGGAGATGGCGAGTTGATCTGGGGATAGCACCGGACACCACTGTAGTGCTATTTGCCGCCAAACTCATTCCTAAGAAAAGGCCACTTGACCTGTTACGGGCTTTTGCCGGCTGCAGACATGTTAAACATGCGGTGCTTGTTTTTGTGGGCGATGGTGAGTTGAGAGATGACCTGATAAAAGAGGTGGAACGTTTGCGACTGACAGACAGGGTATACTTGTTGGGCTTTCAGAACCAGTCACGTATGCCCACCTGTTATGCGCTGGGAGACATAATGGTACTGCCATCTATGATAGAACCTTGGGGGCTGGCAGTCAACGAGGCCATGAACCTTGCTCGTCCCATCATCGTTTCAACAAGGGTTGGAGCAGCTCCGGATCTGGTAGCTCCGGGAAAGGCGGGATGGATTTTCCCGGCTGGTGATTCAGAGGCACTTACACGGTGTCTTGACGAGGCCCTAGAGGACCGAAGGCGGTTGGTCTATATGGGCATAGAGGCTAGGGAAAGAATTAAGCAGTGGGGAATTGACCAAACAGTCGAAGGCATCCTAAACGCTGTCAGATCCTTGTAG